From the Rhizobium sp. SL42 genome, the window CGGAAAATCCGGTCCGCCAGTTGCGTCGGATCGTCCAGCTTGCGGTTGCGCGTTCGTGTCTTGAAATCCGCGGTTTTCAGTTTGAGGACGACGGTTTGTCCGGCGATGCCGTGGCGTTTCAGTCGCCATGCCACCTTTTCCGACATCTCCCTCAGATGTTTGGTCAGCTCATCCGCCCGGCTGGTATCCTCGAAAAACGTCGTTTCCGCCGAAACGCTCTTGGCAGCCTCATTGGCATGCACCTCGCGATCGTCGATCCCGCGCGACAACCGCGAGAGCCGCTGTCCCATGACGCCGTAGCGCCGCATCAGATCGGTTTCATCCATGGTCTGCAATTGGCCGATACTGCGAATGCCGTCCTGCGCCAAGGTGGCCGCCAGGGCCTTGCCGACCCCCCAGATCATCGTCACCGGCTTGTCCGCCAGAAACCGCAAGGCCTCTTCCTCGCCGATAACCGAAAAACCACGCGGTTTCTGCAGGTCGGACGCTACCTTTGCCAGAAACTTGCAGTAGGACAGCCCGACCGAGATCGTGATGCCGATTTCATGCTCCACCCGCCGCGCAAACCGTGCCAGCACCATGGCCGGTGGCTCGTGATGCAGCAGCTCGGTCCCCTTGAGCTCGAGAAAAGCCTCGTCGATCGAGATCGGCTGCACCAGCGGCGTCAGTTCCTCCATCAGAGCCCGCACCTCGCGGCCGACACGCACATATTTTTCCATGTCCGGCCGAATCACCACGGCCTGCGGACAGGCTTCCAGCGCCTTGAACATCGGCATCGCGGAACGCACGCCATGAATACGCGCGACATAACATGCCGTCGAGACCACGCCACGTTTGCCGCCGCCGATGATCACCGGCTTGTCGATCAGGTCCGGATTGTCACGTTTCTCGATCGACGCATAAAAGGCATCGCAGTCGACATGGGCAAGGGTCAGGCGGCGAAGTTCCGAGTGATAGACCAGC encodes:
- a CDS encoding DNA polymerase IV, with product MTRTEPQFPGFCRDCLKGQPDGRKRCHACGSPRLVYHSELRRLTLAHVDCDAFYASIEKRDNPDLIDKPVIIGGGKRGVVSTACYVARIHGVRSAMPMFKALEACPQAVVIRPDMEKYVRVGREVRALMEELTPLVQPISIDEAFLELKGTELLHHEPPAMVLARFARRVEHEIGITISVGLSYCKFLAKVASDLQKPRGFSVIGEEEALRFLADKPVTMIWGVGKALAATLAQDGIRSIGQLQTMDETDLMRRYGVMGQRLSRLSRGIDDREVHANEAAKSVSAETTFFEDTSRADELTKHLREMSEKVAWRLKRHGIAGQTVVLKLKTADFKTRTRNRKLDDPTQLADRIFRTGLSLLEKETDGTRFRLIGIGVSDLKDPSVADPPDLVDEQASRRAAAEAAMDKLRDKFGKGTVQTGYTFPAKRS